From Cellulomonas dongxiuzhuiae, the proteins below share one genomic window:
- a CDS encoding carbohydrate ABC transporter permease, which produces MTQSALTSTPSAGGGVSVGPRDSKSYKTFTWFNGTFLVLLCGFMLYPFVTVLAQSFSSAGAVKAGMVNVWPVGFNLTTYKVVIANDLFWSSYKNTVVYTLVGTTIAMVLTTLLAYVLARRALRGRNVLIGIAVFTMFFNGGLIPNYVLIQTLGLKNTMWAVVLPGAISVFNLLVMKSFFENMPTELEEAAQIDGLGWWGIFRRIVLPLSKAVIATMILFYSVAIWNDWFAAFLYLDKQELFPVTLYLRNMIAGASSTASQGAAASGSSTSEIAANIQAVTMILTIIPILCIYPFVQRYFVSGIMLGSVKG; this is translated from the coding sequence GTGACCCAGAGCGCACTCACGTCGACGCCCTCGGCCGGCGGTGGTGTGTCCGTCGGACCGCGCGACTCGAAGAGCTACAAGACGTTCACGTGGTTCAACGGCACGTTCCTGGTGCTGCTGTGCGGGTTCATGCTGTACCCGTTCGTCACGGTGCTGGCGCAGTCGTTCAGCAGTGCCGGCGCGGTCAAGGCCGGCATGGTGAACGTCTGGCCCGTGGGCTTCAACCTGACCACCTACAAGGTGGTCATCGCGAACGACCTCTTCTGGTCGTCGTACAAGAACACCGTCGTCTACACGCTCGTCGGCACGACGATCGCCATGGTGCTGACGACGCTGCTCGCCTACGTGCTCGCGAGGCGCGCACTGCGCGGGCGGAACGTCCTCATCGGCATCGCCGTGTTCACGATGTTCTTCAACGGCGGCCTCATCCCGAACTACGTGCTCATCCAGACCCTCGGGCTGAAGAACACGATGTGGGCGGTGGTGCTCCCGGGAGCGATCTCGGTGTTCAACCTCCTCGTCATGAAGTCGTTCTTCGAGAACATGCCCACGGAGCTCGAGGAGGCCGCGCAGATCGACGGGCTCGGCTGGTGGGGGATCTTCCGGCGGATCGTGCTGCCGCTGTCCAAGGCGGTCATCGCGACGATGATCCTCTTCTACTCGGTGGCGATCTGGAACGACTGGTTCGCGGCCTTCCTGTACCTCGACAAGCAGGAGCTGTTCCCGGTGACGCTGTACCTGCGCAACATGATTGCGGGTGCCTCGTCGACCGCGTCCCAGGGCGCGGCGGCCTCCGGGTCCAGCACGTCGGAGATCGCGGCGAACATCCAGGCGGTCACGATGATCCT
- a CDS encoding ABC transporter permease: MSAAHATGDVLGTSVQASSGGRVPSSVDGEDPGSKARPRARKIGWRHTLRRDWVLYAMALVPVLFLLVFRYVPMFGNIIAFRRFRAGGSIFGDEWVGMRYVELFLNDPNFWNVFGNTVILGGLTLLFCFPLPIVLALLLNEVRKAAFKRVIQSISYLPHFLSVVIVVGMLMQLLSLQGTVNQIIEGMGGEAIPFLQRAEWFRTVYVSSEIWQTVGWGTILYLAALTTVDASLYEAARIDGANRWRQTWHITLPGIRPTMVTLLILNIGLFLNVGFEKVLLLYNPLTYATGDVVSTYLYRVGLVANNFSYATAIGLFQAIIGLVMILTANFVSRRVVGASLW, from the coding sequence ATGAGCGCGGCACACGCGACGGGTGACGTCCTCGGGACCTCGGTCCAGGCGTCATCCGGAGGGAGGGTTCCGTCGTCGGTCGACGGCGAGGACCCGGGTAGTAAGGCACGACCTCGAGCACGGAAGATCGGCTGGCGGCACACGCTGCGCCGCGACTGGGTGCTCTACGCGATGGCGCTGGTACCGGTGCTGTTCCTGCTGGTGTTCCGGTACGTGCCGATGTTCGGCAACATCATCGCGTTCCGGCGGTTCCGCGCGGGCGGCAGCATCTTCGGCGACGAATGGGTCGGGATGCGCTATGTCGAGCTGTTCCTCAACGACCCCAACTTCTGGAACGTCTTCGGCAACACGGTGATCCTCGGTGGGCTCACCCTGCTCTTCTGCTTCCCCCTGCCGATCGTCCTCGCGCTCCTGCTCAACGAGGTGCGCAAGGCGGCATTCAAGCGAGTCATCCAGTCGATCTCCTACCTGCCGCACTTCCTCTCGGTCGTCATCGTGGTCGGCATGCTCATGCAGCTGCTGTCGCTGCAGGGCACGGTCAACCAGATCATCGAGGGGATGGGCGGGGAGGCGATCCCGTTCCTGCAGCGTGCCGAGTGGTTCCGCACCGTGTACGTCAGCTCCGAGATCTGGCAGACCGTCGGCTGGGGCACGATCCTCTACCTCGCGGCCCTCACCACGGTCGACGCCTCGCTCTACGAGGCGGCCCGGATCGACGGCGCCAACCGGTGGCGCCAGACCTGGCACATCACGCTGCCGGGCATCCGCCCGACGATGGTCACGCTGCTCATCCTCAACATCGGGCTGTTCCTCAACGTCGGGTTCGAGAAGGTCCTGCTCCTGTACAACCCGCTGACCTACGCCACGGGTGACGTCGTCTCGACGTACCTCTACCGCGTGGGTCTGGTTGCCAACAACTTCAGCTATGCGACGGCCATCGGACTGTTCCAGGCGATCATCGGCCTCGTGATGATCCTCACCGCGAACTTCGTGTCGCGCCGAGTGGTAGGAGCAAGCCTGTGGTGA
- a CDS encoding ABC transporter substrate-binding protein yields the protein MARAGHLTGRRTRSARAAGALTLVGALALAACGSGDGGDTTADGEAKDLECSTEAVADKPWKAAEPREFSLLWTDWADFPITDSWEFFDEIEERTNVKLNLTNIPFSDAIEKRSLLISAGDAPQIIPLVYTGEERQFAASGAVVPLSDYADYMPNFQKYVDEWDLRDMVDDLRQEDGKYYMTPGLQEVSVPTFTLIIRKDVFDEVGAPAPETWADLQEGMELIKAKYPDSTPLADGFEGQSMINYAAHAFGTVGGWGFGDGAWWDKDAEEFVYAATTDGYKDMVTYFAGLNEAGLLDSESFTAADDGGGTVTEKFAAEKVFAASGGSWTVQEFATALDAAGVTDYELVQIAPPGGPAGDFVEPRNFWNGFMLTKEAVNDPNFCDLLAFTDWLYYNPEARELIQWGVEGEHYTKDAEGKYTLEPDYKLTNLNLNPSGTIDLKKDLGYANDVFAGSTESRALKESYNVPAFVEYIDSVQSNRTPRDPFPPHPLDEVELEQASLLSTPLKDTVDTATLGFILGQKDLSEWDAYVSGLEGQGVPGYMDLINGAAERAAGNDG from the coding sequence ATGGCACGTGCGGGACATCTGACAGGACGGCGGACGCGCTCAGCGCGGGCCGCCGGTGCGCTGACGCTGGTGGGGGCGCTCGCGCTCGCCGCCTGCGGCAGCGGGGACGGCGGGGACACCACCGCCGACGGTGAGGCCAAGGACCTGGAGTGCTCGACCGAGGCGGTCGCGGACAAGCCGTGGAAGGCCGCGGAGCCGCGCGAGTTCTCGCTGCTCTGGACCGACTGGGCCGACTTCCCGATCACGGACAGCTGGGAGTTCTTCGACGAGATCGAGGAGCGGACGAACGTCAAGCTCAACCTGACGAACATCCCGTTCAGCGACGCGATCGAGAAGCGCAGCCTCCTGATCAGCGCCGGTGACGCGCCCCAGATCATCCCGCTCGTGTACACGGGTGAGGAGCGCCAGTTCGCGGCCTCCGGCGCCGTGGTGCCGCTGAGCGACTACGCCGACTACATGCCCAACTTCCAGAAGTACGTGGACGAGTGGGACCTGCGCGACATGGTCGACGACCTCCGGCAGGAGGACGGCAAGTACTACATGACGCCGGGTCTCCAGGAGGTCTCCGTCCCGACCTTCACGCTGATCATCCGCAAGGACGTCTTCGACGAGGTCGGCGCCCCGGCGCCCGAGACCTGGGCGGACCTCCAGGAGGGCATGGAGCTCATCAAGGCCAAGTACCCGGACAGCACGCCGCTGGCCGACGGCTTCGAGGGCCAGTCGATGATCAACTACGCGGCCCACGCCTTCGGCACGGTCGGTGGCTGGGGCTTCGGCGACGGCGCCTGGTGGGACAAGGACGCTGAGGAGTTCGTCTACGCGGCGACCACCGACGGCTACAAGGACATGGTCACGTACTTCGCCGGGCTCAACGAGGCCGGGCTGCTCGACAGCGAGTCCTTCACGGCTGCCGACGACGGCGGCGGCACGGTGACCGAGAAGTTCGCGGCGGAGAAGGTCTTCGCGGCTTCGGGTGGCTCGTGGACCGTCCAGGAGTTCGCGACGGCGCTCGACGCCGCCGGTGTCACGGACTACGAGCTCGTCCAGATCGCGCCCCCGGGCGGTCCGGCCGGCGACTTCGTCGAGCCGCGCAACTTCTGGAACGGGTTCATGCTCACCAAGGAAGCGGTGAACGACCCGAACTTCTGCGACCTGCTCGCGTTCACGGACTGGCTCTACTACAACCCGGAGGCGCGCGAGCTCATCCAGTGGGGTGTCGAGGGTGAGCACTACACCAAGGACGCCGAGGGCAAGTACACCCTCGAGCCCGACTACAAGCTCACGAACCTCAACCTGAACCCGTCCGGCACGATCGACCTCAAGAAGGACCTCGGTTACGCCAACGACGTCTTCGCCGGGTCGACCGAGTCGCGCGCGCTCAAGGAGTCCTACAACGTCCCGGCGTTCGTCGAGTACATCGACTCGGTGCAGTCGAACCGCACGCCGCGGGACCCGTTCCCGCCGCACCCGCTCGACGAGGTCGAGCTCGAGCAGGCCTCGCTGCTGAGCACCCCGCTCAAGGACACGGTGGACACGGCGACCCTCGGGTTCATCCTCGGGCAGAAGGACCTCTCGGAGTGGGACGCCTACGTGTCCGGGCTTGAGGGCCAGGGCGTGCCGGGCTACATGGATCTCATCAACGGCGCAGCAGAGCGCGCCGCAGGGAACGACGGCTGA
- a CDS encoding formate/nitrite transporter family protein, which produces MLTIPEAVAAHADAAVHKVDLIRTPGLFLVRTALAGAYIGIGVLIMVTAGGPLTAVGSPWAPLVNGAVFGIALTIVLVAGGELATSAMMVLTQGAMLGRVGWGRAGLTLVACLAGNLLGAMAFAGLLHVSGVLAPGTAGGAAIAGMIEHKAEATTPQLVVRGVLCNLLVCLAVWCWARLTSETARIVAVFACVLVFITSGFEHVVANMTTFALGLYGGLPHATVAEFARNVAAVGLGNTIGGGLLVGAAYAYGARQVDATSAPPPAVAAPSAAVPAPALPRR; this is translated from the coding sequence GTGCTGACCATCCCCGAGGCCGTCGCCGCGCACGCCGACGCCGCCGTGCACAAGGTCGACCTGATCCGCACGCCCGGCCTGTTCCTCGTGCGCACCGCGCTCGCCGGCGCCTACATCGGCATCGGCGTGCTCATCATGGTGACCGCCGGCGGCCCGCTCACCGCCGTGGGCTCACCCTGGGCGCCGCTGGTCAACGGCGCCGTCTTCGGCATCGCGCTCACCATCGTGCTGGTCGCGGGGGGCGAGCTGGCCACCAGCGCCATGATGGTCCTCACGCAGGGCGCGATGCTCGGACGCGTCGGGTGGGGCCGCGCGGGTCTCACCCTGGTGGCGTGCCTGGCGGGCAACCTGCTCGGCGCCATGGCCTTCGCGGGCCTCCTGCACGTCTCCGGCGTCCTCGCCCCGGGTACCGCGGGCGGCGCGGCGATCGCCGGCATGATCGAGCACAAGGCCGAGGCGACCACCCCGCAGCTCGTGGTGCGCGGTGTGCTGTGCAATCTCCTGGTCTGCCTCGCGGTGTGGTGCTGGGCACGCCTCACGAGCGAGACCGCGAGGATCGTCGCCGTGTTCGCGTGCGTCCTGGTGTTCATCACGTCGGGCTTCGAGCACGTGGTGGCGAACATGACGACGTTCGCGCTGGGGCTGTACGGCGGGCTGCCCCACGCGACGGTCGCGGAGTTCGCCCGCAACGTGGCCGCGGTCGGTCTGGGGAACACCATCGGCGGCGGGCTGCTCGTCGGCGCCGCGTACGCCTACGGGGCCCGGCAGGTCGACGCCACCTCGGCGCCGCCGCCGGCGGTCGCCGCACCCTCGGCCGCCGTCCCGGCCCCCGCCCTCCCGCGGCGCTGA
- the acs gene encoding acetate--CoA ligase: MTERSAPTSNEAAPDAQGSPGLENLLTEDRRFPPSAEFAAQANATADAYAWANADRPGYWADQARELISWSTPFTQTLDWSDAPFARWFADGRLNAAYNAVDRHVEEGRGDRVALHFEGEGGDTRTLTYADLLREVSKAANAFAALGVGTGDRVAIYLPLIPEAVITMLACARIGAPHSVVFGGFSAEALSSRILDAEAKLVVTADGGFRRGKPSALKPAVDEALEKGAPSVSHVVVVRRTGQPVEWTAGRDVWWHEAVDAASSQHTPVDVDAEHPLFILYTSGTTGKPKGIFHTTGGYLTQAAYTHLNVFDLKPETDVYWCTADVGWITGHTYVVYGPLINGATQVIYEGTPDTPHRGRWWEIVQKYGVTILYTAPTAIRTCMKWGEEIPSNFDLSSLRVLGSVGEPINPEAWMWYRRVIGADRTPIVDTWWQTETGAIMISPLPGVTETKPGSAQVPLPGIAADVVDDDAQPVPNGGGGYLVLTEPWPAMLRGIWGDPERYKDTYWSRFKDIYFAGDGAKKDDDGDIWLLGRVDDVMNVSGHRLSTTEIESALVSHPWVAEAAVVGATDETTGQAVVAFVILRSDVAEGNAADAATVQETLRTHVAKEIGPIAKPRQILVVAELPKTRSGKIMRRLLRDVAEHRQVGDSTTLADSSVMDLIAQGLAKPAASSED; encoded by the coding sequence GTGACCGAACGCTCTGCCCCCACGTCGAACGAGGCCGCCCCCGACGCGCAGGGCTCACCCGGCCTCGAGAACCTTCTCACCGAGGACCGGCGCTTCCCGCCGTCGGCCGAGTTCGCCGCGCAGGCCAACGCGACCGCCGACGCGTACGCGTGGGCCAACGCGGACCGGCCCGGGTACTGGGCGGACCAGGCGCGCGAGCTGATCTCGTGGTCGACGCCGTTCACGCAGACGCTGGACTGGTCGGACGCGCCGTTCGCGCGGTGGTTCGCGGACGGGCGGCTCAACGCCGCGTACAACGCCGTGGACCGGCACGTCGAGGAGGGGCGGGGCGACCGCGTCGCCCTGCACTTCGAGGGCGAGGGCGGCGACACGCGCACCCTGACCTACGCCGACCTCCTGCGTGAGGTGTCCAAGGCGGCCAACGCCTTCGCGGCGCTCGGCGTCGGCACGGGCGACCGCGTTGCGATCTACCTGCCTCTCATCCCCGAGGCGGTCATCACCATGCTCGCGTGCGCGCGGATCGGCGCACCGCACTCCGTCGTCTTCGGCGGGTTCTCCGCCGAGGCCCTGAGCTCGCGCATCCTCGACGCCGAGGCGAAGCTCGTCGTCACCGCCGACGGCGGATTCCGCCGGGGCAAGCCGTCGGCCCTCAAGCCGGCCGTCGACGAGGCGCTCGAGAAGGGCGCCCCGAGCGTCTCGCACGTCGTGGTCGTGCGACGCACGGGTCAGCCGGTGGAGTGGACGGCAGGTCGGGACGTCTGGTGGCACGAGGCGGTCGACGCCGCGTCGTCGCAGCACACGCCCGTCGACGTCGACGCCGAGCACCCGCTGTTCATCCTCTACACCTCCGGGACCACGGGGAAGCCGAAGGGCATCTTCCACACCACCGGCGGGTACCTCACGCAGGCCGCGTACACGCACCTCAACGTGTTCGACCTCAAGCCCGAGACGGACGTGTACTGGTGCACGGCCGACGTCGGCTGGATCACCGGACACACGTACGTGGTCTACGGCCCGCTGATCAACGGCGCGACGCAGGTCATCTACGAGGGCACGCCGGACACCCCGCACCGCGGGCGCTGGTGGGAGATCGTGCAGAAGTACGGCGTCACGATCCTGTACACGGCGCCCACGGCGATCCGCACCTGCATGAAGTGGGGCGAGGAGATCCCGAGCAACTTCGACCTGTCCTCGCTGCGCGTGCTCGGGTCGGTGGGCGAGCCCATCAATCCCGAGGCGTGGATGTGGTACCGCCGGGTCATCGGCGCCGACCGCACCCCGATCGTCGACACGTGGTGGCAGACCGAGACGGGCGCGATCATGATCAGCCCGCTGCCGGGCGTCACCGAGACCAAGCCCGGCTCGGCGCAGGTACCCCTGCCGGGCATCGCCGCCGACGTCGTCGACGACGACGCGCAGCCGGTCCCGAACGGGGGCGGCGGCTACCTCGTGCTCACCGAGCCGTGGCCGGCGATGCTGCGCGGGATCTGGGGCGACCCTGAGCGCTACAAGGACACCTACTGGTCGCGCTTCAAGGACATCTACTTCGCGGGTGACGGCGCGAAGAAGGACGACGACGGCGACATCTGGCTCCTGGGGCGCGTCGACGACGTCATGAACGTGTCGGGCCACCGGCTCTCGACCACCGAGATCGAGTCCGCGCTCGTGTCCCACCCGTGGGTCGCCGAGGCCGCCGTCGTCGGCGCGACGGACGAGACGACGGGCCAGGCCGTGGTCGCGTTCGTCATCCTGCGCAGCGACGTGGCGGAGGGCAACGCCGCCGACGCCGCGACCGTGCAGGAGACGCTGCGCACGCACGTCGCCAAGGAGATCGGCCCGATCGCCAAGCCGCGGCAGATCCTCGTGGTCGCCGAGCTGCCCAAGACCCGGTCCGGGAAGATCATGCGGCGGCTGCTGCGCGACGTGGCCGAGCACCGGCAGGTCGGGGACTCCACGACGCTCGCCGACTCGTCCGTCATGGACCTCATCGCGCAGGGCCTCGCGAAGCCGGCGGCGTCCTCGGAGGACTGA
- a CDS encoding cellulase family glycosylhydrolase yields MKSTTLRAAAACGVALLAVGGITSAATTATAADPVGLHISGTRLVEQDGTPFVARGVSHAHTWYTSQTPTAVPAIRAAGANALRVVLSGGDRWTENDAADVAAVIALCKANQLVCMLENHDTTGNGEQSGAVSLDRAADYFISLKSVLQGTEDFIQINIGNEPTGNNEPQVTAWTADTAAAVVKVRAAGLRHNIVVDAPNWGQDWKGVMRDTAATVAAADPERNTLFSVHMYGVYAQASTITAYLDAFAAQGLPLVIGEFGYDHSDGNPDEATIMSEAVRRGIGYYGWSWSGNGGGVEYLDMVTAFDPARRTTWGTLIFDGPNGIRATARTATFFSGATPTPTTSPTPTTSPTPTPTTSPTPTTSPTPTSSPTATSSPTATSSPSGACSARLTVSNTWPGGFQGTVDVTAGASAVSGWTTTFTLPAGASVAQGWSATFSGSGSAVTATNAAWNGALRAAQTVSYGFIGSGTAPTGTVPVTCR; encoded by the coding sequence ATGAAGAGCACCACCTTGCGCGCGGCAGCCGCCTGCGGCGTCGCGCTCCTGGCGGTCGGCGGGATCACCTCCGCCGCCACCACCGCCACCGCGGCCGACCCGGTCGGCCTGCACATCTCGGGCACGCGGCTCGTCGAGCAGGACGGCACGCCGTTCGTCGCGCGCGGTGTCAGCCACGCCCACACCTGGTACACGTCGCAGACGCCCACGGCCGTCCCCGCCATCCGGGCGGCAGGAGCCAACGCGCTGCGTGTCGTGCTGTCCGGCGGCGACCGCTGGACCGAGAACGACGCCGCGGACGTCGCGGCCGTCATCGCCCTGTGCAAGGCCAACCAGCTCGTCTGCATGCTCGAGAACCACGACACCACCGGCAACGGCGAGCAGTCCGGCGCCGTCAGCCTCGACAGGGCGGCCGACTACTTCATCTCGCTGAAGTCCGTCCTGCAGGGCACCGAGGACTTCATCCAGATCAACATCGGCAACGAGCCCACCGGCAACAACGAGCCCCAGGTCACGGCCTGGACGGCCGACACCGCAGCTGCGGTCGTCAAGGTGCGCGCCGCCGGCCTGCGGCACAACATCGTCGTCGACGCACCCAACTGGGGCCAGGACTGGAAGGGCGTCATGCGGGACACCGCCGCGACGGTCGCCGCAGCCGATCCCGAGCGCAACACGCTGTTCTCGGTGCACATGTACGGCGTGTACGCGCAGGCGTCGACCATCACGGCGTACCTCGACGCGTTCGCCGCCCAGGGCCTGCCGCTCGTCATCGGCGAGTTCGGGTACGACCACTCCGACGGCAACCCCGACGAGGCGACGATCATGAGCGAGGCCGTCCGACGCGGCATCGGCTACTACGGCTGGTCGTGGTCGGGCAACGGCGGCGGCGTCGAGTACCTCGACATGGTGACCGCCTTCGACCCGGCCCGGAGGACGACGTGGGGGACCCTGATCTTCGACGGCCCGAACGGGATCAGGGCGACGGCCCGGACGGCGACGTTCTTCTCGGGCGCGACACCGACCCCGACCACGTCGCCGACCCCCACCACGTCGCCCACGCCGACGCCGACGACGTCGCCCACCCCGACGACCTCGCCGACGCCCACGAGCTCACCCACCGCCACGAGCTCACCCACGGCCACGAGCAGCCCGAGCGGCGCGTGCAGCGCGCGGCTGACGGTGTCGAACACGTGGCCGGGCGGGTTCCAGGGCACGGTCGACGTCACGGCCGGCGCGAGCGCGGTGTCCGGCTGGACGACGACGTTCACGCTGCCGGCGGGTGCGTCCGTCGCGCAGGGCTGGAGCGCGACGTTCAGCGGCTCCGGCAGCGCCGTGACGGCCACGAACGCGGCCTGGAACGGGGCGCTGCGCGCCGCACAGACCGTGAGCTACGGGTTCATCGGCTCGGGCACGGCCCCGACCGGCACGGTCCCGGTGACCTGCCGCTGA